AGATGGTTAGATGTGGTAAATAGTTGATCATTCCACATCTAATTACCAATTATTACCTAATCAACCAACCAGCTTATGGAGAACTTAAAGATCACTGTTTTTCAGGGATATTTATTTTGGGAGAATATTGATAAGAACCTGCAAAACATTGCGCTGCGCCTGCAAGGCGGCCTGCGGGAAAAGACCGATCTGATCATCCTGCCCGAAATGTTTAATACCGGTTTTAGTATGGATGCCGCTCGCCTGGCCGAGCCTATGGGCGGTAAAACCATGCAATGGATGACCGATATAGCCGCCAAATACGCCTGCGTTATTACCGGCAGCTTTATTGTTGCCGAGGGTGGCAAATACTATAACCGCCTGATATGGATGCGGCCCGATGGCACTTATGAGCATTATGATAAGCGCCACCTGTTTGCCATGGGCAAAGAGCACCTTACCTACACGGCCGGCAGCAAAAAGCTGATTACCGAGCTAAAAGGCTGGAAAGTTTGCCCCATGATTTGCTATGATCTGCGTTTCCCGGTATGGATGCGCAATGTAGACGCCGCTTATGATCTGCTGCTGATAGTAGCCAACTGGCCAGAGAAACGCGCCCTGCACTGGCGCACCCTGCTGCCTGCCCGTGCGGTAGAAAATCAGGCCTACGTAATAGGCGTAAACCGCGTTGGGCACGATGGTAACGAAGTTTACCACAGCGGCGACAGCACCTGCGTAAGCCCCAATGGCGATGTTGTTTACTACCGCCGAGACGAGGAAGACCTCTACACCTTCAGCATCAGTGCCGATGAACTGAAACGCGTACGCCGCGCCATGCCTTTCTTAAAAGATGCCGACCGGTTTGAAATTGATGAGGCCGTGTTGAGGGTAGAGTAAAAAATGTTAAGAAACACCCAACATAGCGACATGCCCCTGTGAGTTAGCATAAATAAAGCAGGGGTGTGTCTTTTTATTTGTAACCTGATTAATAATTCAGCGGCGATCTACTGGTATGTCTGCAACGCACAATACGGATCTGATCTTTCAGGATACGGTACGAAATACGGTAATGATATTTCTCAAAAGCTCTCCAACTACCGTCGTTCTCTTTCTTGAAATGGTCTAATGGATGTTTTCAGGATCTTTGGTTAGATCGATGGTCATATCGATTAAAGTATCTCTAACCATCTCGGCATTTTTTAATGAATCGAGCGCGATGTAATTGAATGCCTTTCTTAGTTCAGCTATGGCGCTCTTGCTCCAAACAACTACCATTTACTGGCTTCTGCTTTCAGGTCTGTAGCAGTCGTATATTCGCCTTTTTCAATTTCGGCGTCTCCCTTTTCAAGATCCTTGTTGTACTGAGCAACAGTTTGTGGTTTTTCAATGGTTTGAAAGCTGATCTGCATCAATTTCAAAGAATTAATTAACCACTCCCGTTTAGAAGGGTCTTTAATCTTATCAAAATCAATTATCAGATCCATAACCGTTATTTTATTAATACGAATTTAAGCAAAAATACTAAGCAATTAAATAAGCCTCGTGTTACTATTATGCAATAACTGTGCCCCCAAACAAAAAAGGCGCCCTAAAGCGCCTTTCCTATTTTCTACTCACAATTCACAACTCACTACTCCACGGAGAACTCTTTCTTCAACTTAATATCCTCGCAGCTGGCGCCAATGCGTACCTCGAAAGCGCCGGGTTCTACGGTCCAGTTCATGTTTTTGTCCAGCAGGGCTAAATCGTCTGGGGTAAGGGTAAAAGTTACGGTTTTCTTTTCGCCGGGGGCCAGGGTAATGCGCTCGAAACCGCGCAGGTCGCTATCGTAGGTGGTTACGCTGCTTACCTTGTCTTTGAGGTATAGCTGCACCACGTTGTCGCCTGCGCGTTTGCCGGTGTTGGTTACATCAACGGTTACTTTAACCTGCTGCTGGTTCTGGGCTTTCTCTGGCGATACGGTAAGGTTGCTGTATGCAAAAGTGGTATAGCTTAGGCCGTAACCAAAGGGATACAGGGCATCGTTCACGCTGGTTTTGCCGTAGCCGTTATCGCCACTGGTAGGCTGACTGGCCTGCGAGCCCGGTTTGTACGGAAAGTTAAACTCAATTTGCCCCGTAGTTTTGGGGAAGGTGATAGACAGCTTGCCGCCGGGGTTGTTATCGCCAAACAAAGTTTCGGCAATTACACGGCCGCTCTCCGGTCCCGGGAACCAGGCTTCCAGAATAGCGGGCACGTAGCGGTTCTCCCAGTTAATGGTAAGCGGCTGACCGTTAATCATCACCATTACTACCGGTTTGCCGGTTGCCTGCAAAGCCTGTATCAACTTGAGCTGACGGCCCGGCAGGTTAAGCCCGGTGCGCGACAGGCTTTCGCCCACACGTTTCTCGTCTTCGCCAACGGCGGCAATAATAACATCGGCGTTGCGGGCAGCGGCCACGGCATCGTCAATATCTTTTTGCTCTTGCGCGGTAAGCGGTGTTTCAATAATCTCGCTTTCGGGCCAGGTGGCATCCACCACATCGCAGCCTTTGGCGTAGGTAACGTTTACGCCGCTGCCCACATGGTTTTTAATGCCATTAAGGATGGTGGTTACGGGGTTGTTAGATGGTCCGTAACGACTGATGGCATAGTTTTCTGCAGTAGCCAGCGGACCGGTTACCAGTATGTTTTTCAGCTTGCTTTTATCCAGCGGCAGCAGGTTATCCTGATTTTTCAGCAACACCATGCTCTCGCGATTCATTTGCAGGGCCATCTCGGCATCGGCAGCGGTGTGTACCAGTTTATCGGCAGCTTTAGGGTCGGCCACATACGGCTGATCAAACAGGCCCAGCTTAAACTTCACCCTAAGCACATCACCCACACGGCTGTCCAGCGTTTTCATCGATATCTTGCCCTCGTTCACCAGTTCACGCAGTGGGGTAACATAGGTTTGCGGCATGGTAAAGTTGGTGCGCACATTCAGGCCGGCCTCAACCACCTGGCGCACGGCTTCTTTATAAGTATCGGCCACATGGTGTTTGCTATACAGGTATTCAACCGCCTCGCTATCGCTCACCACGTATCCGGTGAAGCCAAATTTCTGACGCAGCAGTTCGGTCAGAAAGAAATAGCTGCCGGTAATGGGCTCGCCGTTCCAATCGTTATAACTGCTCATCACACCCATTGGCTGGGCCTCCTGAATTACCCGGCGGAACGGATACAAATACAACTGATACATCTCGCGCGGAGCCACATGCGGGTCTGTACGGGCATTGCCATCGCGGGCGCCTTTGGGCATACTGTAAACCGCAAAGTGTTTAAGGGTAGCAGCCACGCCTTGCTCCTGAATGCCCAATACCATTTGCTTGCCTAGTTCGGCAATGTGGTAAGGGTCTTCGCCATAGCATTCTACAACGCGTCCCCAGCGCTGGTCGCGGGCGGGGTCAAGTATCGGTGCGTAGATGTTGGTGTAGCCCAGGGCTTTAGCCTCGCGGCCTTCAGTTTGTCCGGCACGACGCACCAGGGCTTTATCCCAGGTACTACCAATGCCAATAGGGGCAGGCAGCGATGTGGCACGATCATGCGTCAGCCCGTGCACACCCTCGTTGGTAAAATCAACAGGGATGCCCAGTCGGGTTTCCTCTACAAACCAACGCTGTACATTATTAATGGCCGTGGCATGTTTGCTAAAAGGATAAGAGTATTGCGACTCGGGTTTATGAAAGGCCACAGAGTTCATATCCTCATCAATGTTGGCAATGCCATCTTTCCAAAGTTCGTTTTTCCACTCGGGTACAGGTTGTTCTTGTTTTAGTACCCGGCTGTAGCCGTAGAGGGTTACCATTTGGCAGGTTTTCTCGTTCACGGTCATCTGGCTTAGCAGATCGTTCACCCTTGCATCAATGGGCTGTGCAGGGTCTTCAAATACATCTTTCTTTCCGTTCTTGTTAAAATCGATCCACCCCTTGTGGTAAATGTTTTGTTGCTGGGCCGATGCTGTCAAGGCAGAAAATGACAGCAAAGCAGTTGCCAGACAAACGCTGGTTTTAAACCGTTTGTTCATAAAGTAATACTGGTTGGTTATATAAATGCGGGGAAATCCAAGCCAAAGATAATTAACCAGATTTATAAAAATTCAGCAATATATGCAGGATGTTCAGTTGGATTGGGGGAGGCGGCGAGGCGGTAGGACTGAGGCTGTTTTTTGTCATCCCGACCAAAGGGAGGGATCTTTTTGATTGTGCATCCCAACGTATCGCTCCGAAAAGATCCCTCGCTTCGTTCGGGATGACAGGTGAGGTGAGCGAAACCAACCCTTACCCTTTTTGTTAACCCAAGGTTCATCTGGCGTGCTTATCTTAGCACGTACATCTACGTAAATTATGGAGCAATCTGTTCTGATTATTGGTGCCGGTGCTGCCGGTTTAATGGCGGCGCGCACGTTGGCAAAAGCCGGAGTTAAGGTAACCGTTTTAGAAGCGCGCGACCGCACCGGCGGGCGCATCCACACGCTGAGCGATGCGTCGTTTTTTCATCAGGCAGAGGCAGGCGCTGAGTTTATTCATGGTGATTTGCCGGTGACGCTGGGCTTATTAAATGAGGCCGGTATTGCTTACCAGAAGGCTTACTTTGAAATGTGGCGGTATGAAAACGGTGGTTTTAAGTTTGAGGAAGAGCAAACCGAGGGCTGGGATTTACTCCTGGAACGATTGGCGGAACTGAAGGATGATATTGATATCGATTCGTTCCTCAATCATCATTTTACCGAGGCCAAATACAATCAGCTTCAGAAAACCGTGCGCCAGTTTGTAGCCGGGTATGATAGTGCCGATCCGGCCCGTGCCAGTGCGCTGGCCCTGCGCCGCGAGTGGGAGGCTGATGACAATGATGCCCAGTATCGTATCCCTGAAGGCTATTGCGCCATGATCAGTTACCTGGCCGAGGAGTGTAAAGCAAACGGTGGAGAGATCATCCTAAATGCTGCTGTAAAAAGTGTTAATTCTGGTGCCGATGGGGTAACGGTAACTACTGCTGATGGTGCGGTCTATCGTGCACAGCAAGTCATCATTGCCTTGCCATTGGGCGTTTTGCAAACCGGTTATGGAGAGCCCGGCGCCATCAAGTTTGAGCCTGAATTGCCTGAGCACCAACTGGCCTTTAAAGAGATTGGTTTCGGGGCGATCATCAAAGTGCTGGTGCAGTTTAATGAACCATTTTGGGAGCAACTGCAAGGCGGCGAAA
This region of Mucilaginibacter yixingensis genomic DNA includes:
- a CDS encoding amidohydrolase produces the protein MENLKITVFQGYLFWENIDKNLQNIALRLQGGLREKTDLIILPEMFNTGFSMDAARLAEPMGGKTMQWMTDIAAKYACVITGSFIVAEGGKYYNRLIWMRPDGTYEHYDKRHLFAMGKEHLTYTAGSKKLITELKGWKVCPMICYDLRFPVWMRNVDAAYDLLLIVANWPEKRALHWRTLLPARAVENQAYVIGVNRVGHDGNEVYHSGDSTCVSPNGDVVYYRRDEEDLYTFSISADELKRVRRAMPFLKDADRFEIDEAVLRVE
- a CDS encoding glycoside hydrolase family 3 N-terminal domain-containing protein, with product MNKRFKTSVCLATALLSFSALTASAQQQNIYHKGWIDFNKNGKKDVFEDPAQPIDARVNDLLSQMTVNEKTCQMVTLYGYSRVLKQEQPVPEWKNELWKDGIANIDEDMNSVAFHKPESQYSYPFSKHATAINNVQRWFVEETRLGIPVDFTNEGVHGLTHDRATSLPAPIGIGSTWDKALVRRAGQTEGREAKALGYTNIYAPILDPARDQRWGRVVECYGEDPYHIAELGKQMVLGIQEQGVAATLKHFAVYSMPKGARDGNARTDPHVAPREMYQLYLYPFRRVIQEAQPMGVMSSYNDWNGEPITGSYFFLTELLRQKFGFTGYVVSDSEAVEYLYSKHHVADTYKEAVRQVVEAGLNVRTNFTMPQTYVTPLRELVNEGKISMKTLDSRVGDVLRVKFKLGLFDQPYVADPKAADKLVHTAADAEMALQMNRESMVLLKNQDNLLPLDKSKLKNILVTGPLATAENYAISRYGPSNNPVTTILNGIKNHVGSGVNVTYAKGCDVVDATWPESEIIETPLTAQEQKDIDDAVAAARNADVIIAAVGEDEKRVGESLSRTGLNLPGRQLKLIQALQATGKPVVMVMINGQPLTINWENRYVPAILEAWFPGPESGRVIAETLFGDNNPGGKLSITFPKTTGQIEFNFPYKPGSQASQPTSGDNGYGKTSVNDALYPFGYGLSYTTFAYSNLTVSPEKAQNQQQVKVTVDVTNTGKRAGDNVVQLYLKDKVSSVTTYDSDLRGFERITLAPGEKKTVTFTLTPDDLALLDKNMNWTVEPGAFEVRIGASCEDIKLKKEFSVE
- a CDS encoding NAD(P)/FAD-dependent oxidoreductase; this encodes MEQSVLIIGAGAAGLMAARTLAKAGVKVTVLEARDRTGGRIHTLSDASFFHQAEAGAEFIHGDLPVTLGLLNEAGIAYQKAYFEMWRYENGGFKFEEEQTEGWDLLLERLAELKDDIDIDSFLNHHFTEAKYNQLQKTVRQFVAGYDSADPARASALALRREWEADDNDAQYRIPEGYCAMISYLAEECKANGGEIILNAAVKSVNSGADGVTVTTADGAVYRAQQVIIALPLGVLQTGYGEPGAIKFEPELPEHQLAFKEIGFGAIIKVLVQFNEPFWEQLQGGEMQTASFFFSDEAIPTWWTQAPAHTPLLTGWLGGLKAWDLQHATDEEIWQKALQSLANLFNTDDLKDKIVAWHVSNWTNEPYTRGSYAYDTIASAQARSILAQPFNKQIHFAGEYLYDGPAMGTVEAALSSGLKAAEAAIALMRKG